A stretch of Clostridium formicaceticum DNA encodes these proteins:
- a CDS encoding ATP-grasp fold amidoligase family protein translates to MLQLKNNLENNELFVAILDKLKEYYYKYLISDVSIIKKRFKERLGREVELNNPIKYNDKLQWLKLNWHDPIATKCADKYEVREIIEERIGSEYLNELIAVYESIDDIDIDKLPEKFVLKGTHGSGFNMICADKSNINWHDKFKVMSRWFRKNYYWQNREPVYKNIKPRIICEKFLVQNGGDELRDYRFFCFNGEPKFITVDFSITDKKKTRRNLYDLQWNLMDAEISYPKEMNIKVDKPEKFEEMIELSRKLSSGFSHARVDFYYIDNKIIFGEITFFHQSGMGKISPEEFEITMGNWLELP, encoded by the coding sequence TGAAAACAATGAACTGTTTGTAGCTATACTTGATAAATTAAAGGAGTATTATTACAAGTATTTGATTTCAGATGTAAGTATAATTAAGAAGCGGTTTAAAGAAAGGCTTGGACGTGAAGTTGAACTAAATAATCCAATTAAATATAATGACAAACTTCAATGGCTTAAATTGAATTGGCACGATCCGATAGCAACGAAATGTGCAGACAAATATGAAGTAAGAGAAATTATAGAAGAAAGAATCGGATCTGAATACCTGAATGAACTGATTGCAGTCTATGAATCTATAGATGATATTGACATAGATAAATTACCAGAGAAATTTGTACTAAAAGGAACTCATGGATCCGGATTTAATATGATATGTGCAGATAAATCTAATATTAATTGGCATGATAAGTTTAAAGTGATGAGCAGATGGTTCCGTAAAAATTACTATTGGCAAAATAGAGAGCCGGTGTATAAAAATATTAAACCACGTATCATTTGTGAGAAATTCTTAGTCCAGAATGGTGGGGATGAATTAAGAGATTATCGTTTTTTCTGTTTTAATGGTGAACCCAAATTTATCACAGTTGATTTTAGCATTACAGATAAGAAGAAAACAAGAAGAAATTTATATGACTTACAGTGGAATTTAATGGATGCAGAGATATCATATCCAAAAGAAATGAATATAAAAGTAGATAAACCAGAAAAATTTGAAGAGATGATAGAACTTAGTAGAAAATTATCTTCCGGATTCTCACACGCAAGAGTAGATTTTTATTACATAGATAATAAAATTATTTTTGGTGAAATCACATTTTTCCACCAAAGTGGTATGGGAAAAATCTCACCGGAAGAATTTGAAATAACAATGGGCAATTGGCTAGAACTCCCTTAA
- a CDS encoding NAD-dependent epimerase, which yields MDNKILVTGSSGFIGFHLSVLLLNKGYRVIGIDNLNDYYDVSLKESRLKILEKKDNFIFHKIDLKDKEQVNKLFQQYKFDYVINLAAQAGVRYSIENPYAYVDSNLTGFMNVLEACRNYPVKHLLYASSSSVYGGNKVAPFSTNHNVDHPVSLYAATKKSNELMAHTYSHLYDIPTTGLRFFTVYGPWGRPDMAYFSFTKDILSGKPIKVFNHGKMERDFTYIDDIVEGVYKLIDKPPVPNKDWDESKDDLSTSFAPYKIYNIGNNNPVQLMRFINALEAALGKEVEKIYMDMQPGDVLRTYADVSDLERDINFKPSTSIEDGLYKFVEWYKEYYKVEL from the coding sequence ATGGATAACAAAATATTAGTAACCGGCTCATCCGGTTTCATAGGATTTCATTTATCTGTGCTATTATTAAATAAAGGATATCGAGTAATAGGAATAGATAACTTGAATGATTATTACGATGTAAGTCTCAAAGAAAGTCGTTTAAAGATTTTAGAGAAAAAGGATAACTTTATATTCCACAAAATAGACTTGAAAGATAAAGAGCAAGTAAATAAGCTTTTTCAACAATACAAATTTGACTATGTTATAAACCTAGCAGCCCAGGCTGGTGTGCGGTATTCAATTGAAAATCCATATGCTTACGTGGATTCAAATCTCACTGGGTTTATGAATGTCTTAGAGGCCTGTAGAAATTATCCTGTAAAACACCTGCTTTATGCATCATCAAGTTCTGTTTATGGCGGCAATAAAGTAGCGCCATTTTCCACTAATCATAATGTAGATCATCCAGTAAGTCTTTATGCAGCAACTAAGAAATCAAATGAATTAATGGCGCATACATACAGTCATCTATATGATATTCCAACTACTGGACTTAGATTTTTTACTGTCTATGGTCCATGGGGAAGGCCAGATATGGCGTACTTTTCATTTACAAAAGATATTCTATCTGGGAAACCAATTAAAGTCTTCAATCATGGTAAAATGGAAAGAGATTTTACATATATAGACGATATTGTGGAAGGCGTTTATAAATTAATTGATAAGCCACCAGTTCCTAACAAAGACTGGGATGAGAGCAAAGATGATTTAAGTACAAGCTTTGCACCTTATAAGATTTATAACATTGGTAACAATAATCCAGTTCAACTTATGAGGTTTATCAACGCTTTAGAGGCTGCCCTTGGTAAAGAAGTTGAGAAAATATATATGGACATGCAGCCTGGAGATGTTCTTAGAACTTATGCTGATGTCTCGGATCTAGAAAGAGACATTAATTTCAAACCCTCTACTAGCATTGAAGATGGACTTTATAAGTTTGTAGAGTGGTATAAAGAGTATTATAAAGTTGAGTTATAG